Sequence from the Actinomycetota bacterium genome:
GGACCCGCCGGCGTTCCGTGGGCAGGAAACCGGGGCGGCTAGGCCCGGCCCTCGTAGACGTCGACGAAGTGGCGGTACTTGCGTGCGATCAGCGCGGCGCCCGCTGAGCGGTCCATCGTCCCGCTCGCCACGCCCTTCACGGACTCGTTGAAGATCGACCGCCCGATGGCGAAGCCGAGGTAGCCCGGCACGCCGGCCCCGGCCCGCAACCAGGTCTCCACCTTGGCGTCGTCCGCCCCCCGGCCCAGCACCACGCAGCCCACGGTGTCCCGGCCGTCCCGGCGGACCAGTTCGGAGACCTGCCCGCAGGTCTCCCGGGACTCCAGGCCCTCGATCTTCCAGACGTCGGGGTCGATGCCGGCCTCCTGGATCTCCTCGATGATGCGCAGCATCAGCCCGGGGCGGACCTCGGTGTCGTAGCGGTTGGCGTCGCCGCCCACGGCGGCGAGTTGCGCAGGCGTCGCCGGCACCAGCAGCTCGAAGAGGAACCGCCGGCCGTGGTCGGCCAGCCAGTCGCCGAGGCGCTTGAGGCGGGCGAACTGGCGCTGGTTCATCTCGGGGTCCCACTCCGGGTTGGAGCGCACCAGCACCTTGGCGAAGGTGGGGTCGAACTCCTCGATGTGGTCCCCGAAGGCGTCGCCGTACTCGAAGTCGAACTCGTCCTGGCCGGTCTTCTCCACCGGCATGGCGAAGGGGAACCCGTCCGCCTTCGCCTTGCGGGCGACGTCGGCGCCGTACTGCTCGTCGGTGAGCACCCCGGCGGTCTCCACGGCGGCGCCGTCGGCGATGGCCTGCTGCAGGCCCTCGAAGATCAGCAGCTTGCCGTCGGCGATCCGCGCGGTGTCCTCAGCGGTCGGCGGCCCGGTTACGCCGAAGAGCTTCTGGAAGGACCCCCGGTGGTCGAAGGCCATGATGTAGATCGTGCGGTCGTAGCCGAGTGGCATCGCGGTCCAGCCCTCCTAGTCGTCTGCTCCGTCGTCGGTGTCCAGCCCGCTGTGGAGTTCGGCGTGCAGGGCGGCCAGGTCGGCCAGCTCCCCGGCGGTCCTGCCCGCCTCCACCTCGTGGGCACGGATGAGGTGCCCCACCATCTTCTCCTCGTCCGACAGGAGCAATACCCAGTCGCCGATCACCTCGCCCAGGCTCTCGACCCAGGCGGGCCGGTCATCCTCGGGCTGAGCCATCAGCTCCTCGAGGACGGGGTCGAGCATGCTGCGCGGGATCAGGCCCAGCACCCCCGCCACCGGGAACACATCGGAGACCACGAGGCGCCCGTCGCGTTCCTGCGCCAGGTGGAAGTCCCGGCCCCGGTACTGGCGGACCCAGCCCTCGAGCGCGTCGTCGTCCTCCAGGTCCCGCAGGCTCTCCACGACAAAGTCGAAGGTCTCCGCCCGGGACAGCGCGAGGTCCCAGTCGGCGATCAGGACGAAGGCTTCCAGCGCCTCCTCGAGCTCGGCCGTGACCGGGACATCGAGCTCGTCGCCCTCCCAGTCCTCGCCCTCGTCCTCGTCGTCCTCGAGATCCTCGTCCAACTCCTCTTCGAGGGTCTCGTCGTCATCGCCGTTGGCCATGGCCGGATCATACCGAGAAGGGCCGCAGCCCCAAACCGATGGGACCGCCTCAGCGCGCCGCGGCCTGTTCCTCCAGGAGCCCGGCGGCTTCCTCCCAGGCGGCCTCCAGGTCCTTCACCCGCTTGGCCCGGGCCTCGTAGTCGTCCACCAGGCCGGCGACATCGGCCCCGGAAGCGTAGACCGCGGGATCCGCCAGGCGGGCGGTCAGCTCGTTCAGCCGGGCCGATTCCGCCTCCAGCTGGGCCTCGATGCGGCTGACCGATTGCTGCAGGGCCCGGAGGGCTGACCGGGCCTGGGCCCCCGCCCGGCGCCGGTCGGCGGCGGCCTGGCCGTTCTCGGGCTTCGCGTTGGTCTGGGCCGAGGCCTTGCCGGCCCTGCCCGCCGGCGGGGCGCCCGCCTGGGCGTCACGCTGCGAGAGGTAGAAGTCATAGTCGCCGGCGTAGGAGGTGACCCGGCCCGCCCGCACCTCGACCACCCGGGTGGCGACGCTGCGAATCAGGTGGCGGTCGTGGGTGACCAGGACCAGTGCCCCCTGGTAGGCCAGCAGGGCCTGCTCCAGGACATCCCGGCTGGCGATGTCGAGGTGGTTGGTGGGCTCGTCGAGGACCAGCACGTTCAGCGGTGTCACCAGGAGCTTGGCGATCGCCAGCCGGGTGCGCTCGCCCCCGGACAGCACGCTGATCGGCTTGCGCAGATCCTCGGCGCTGAACCGGAAGCGGCCCAGCAGGTCGCCGGGCCGGATCGCCGCTCCGGCGGGGATGGCCGCGGCGATCTCATCCAGGACCCGGTTGGTCATAGTGAGGGTCTCATCCTGGTGCTGGGCGAAGTAGGCCAGCGCCACGTTGTGGCCCAGCGTGCGCTGCCCCTCCTGCGGAACCAGGACGCCGGCGAGCAGCTTCAGCATCGTGGTCTTGCCTGCCCCGTTGGGCCCCACCAGGGCGATCTTCTGGCCCCGCTCGACCGCGAGGTCCAGCCCGGCGTACAGCGGCGTCGCCCCGTAGCCGAACGACACGCCGTGCAGCTCGACCACCACCCGGCCGGCCCGGGGCGGCGTCGGGAAGGCGAGCCCCATCGCCCGGGGGCGCACCTCGGGCACCCGGGGACCCCCTTCGGCCCGGGCCCGCTCCTGGGCCTTGATGCGGCTCTGCACCTGGCGGGCCTTGGTCGCCTTGGCCCGGAAGCGGTCGATGAACTCCTGCGCCTCGGCATCCGAGCGTGCCCGGGCGCGCTCGGCGGCCTCGGCCTGCTCGGTCGCCAGCGCCCGCTGGGCCACGTAGGCCTCGTAGTCGCCCTTGTAGGCCACCAGCTTCCCGCCGTCGATCTCCACCACCCGGGTGGCGACCTGGTTGATGAACTCCCGGTCGTGCGACACCAGGAAGACGGCCCCGTGGTAGGTCCGGATGAAGCGCTCCAGCCACTCGACCGCTTCGATGTCGAGGTGGTTGGTGGGCTCGTCCAGCAACAGGAGATCCGGGGCGGCCAGGAGCAGCTTGGCGAGGGCGGCACGCATCAGCTGCCCACCGGACAGGGCGTCGGCCGGCATCGCCAGATCGGCCCCGGCGAACCCGACCCCGGCGAGGATCGAGCGGGCCTCGAACTCCACCGAATAGCCGTCCAGGCCGGTGAAGCGCTCGTGGAGCTCGGCGTGCTCGGCGATGAGCCGGTCGCGCTCGGGTCCCTCCTCGGAGCCGACCAGCTCCTCCTCCAGGACGGCCAGCCGGCGGCCGGTCTCGGTGACGTCGCCGGCGGCGGTCAGCACCTCGTCCAGCAGGCTGCGGCCGGGCAGCGGGTCGGCCTCCTGGCGGAGGTACCCGATCACCGCCCGCTTGATGACCTGGATCTCCCCCCGGTCCGGGGCCTGCTCGCCGGCCAGCATGTCGAAGAGCGTGGTCTTGCCCGATCCGTTCGGGCCCACCAGGGCCACCCGGTCCCGCGGCCCGACGTGCAGGGCGGCGCCGGTGAACAGGTCCCGGGGGCCGAACGCCTTCCACAGATTGGTCACCGTGATCATGGGGCCAGTGTAGGGGCGGGATAGCGCCCGACCTGCGGTAGCATCCCGGGCCGTGCCCGAGTGGACCCCCGAGATCGACGTCGACGCCGACCTGGCCCGGCGCCTGGTCGGCACCCAGTTCCCCGAGGTCGACACGACCTCGCTGGAGGCCTTCGGCGAGGGCTGGGACAACGTCCTGTGGCTGACCGGCGGCGGCACCCTGTTCCGCTTCCCGCGCCGGGAGATGGCGGCTCCGGGCGTGGCCCGGGAGCTCGCGGTCCTGCCGGTCCTGGCCGGGCGCCTGCCGCTGGCCGTCCCGGCAGTCGAGCGGGCAGGCAAGCCCGACGAGGCCGCCGGCTACCCCTGGCCCTTCTTCGGTGGCCCGCCGATCCCGGGCCGGGAGTCGGGCGAGGCGGCCCTGACCGACGACCAGCGAGCGGGCATCGCCCGGCCCCTCGGTGAGTTCCTCCACGCCCTCCACGCGCCGGCGACCGCCGAGGCGGTCCAAGCCGTCTATGACCTCCCCGTGGACCCGAACCGGCGGGCCGACATGGGCGAGCGCATCCGCCGCACCCGCATGGCCTGGGGCGACCTCCAGCGCCTGGGTCTCTGGTCGCCGAGCGGCGCCATCATCGACGTCATCGAAGGCGCCCGCATGCTGCGCTACCCAACCACCACAGCGGTGGTCCACGGCGACCTGCATTTCCGCCACCTGTTGATCGAGGGCGGGCGTCTCAGCGGGGTCATCGACTGGGGCGATACCTGCCTCGCCTGCCCCGCCATCGACCTGCCGCTCTACTGGAGCTTTTTCCCGCCCTCGGCACGCGCCGAGTTCCTGCAGGCCTACGGCCCGGTCAGCGACCAGGACCTGGTCCGGGCACGGGTCCTCGCCCTCTGGATGAACGCCGTCCTGGCCCTGTACGGGCACCAGACCGGCAAGGAGGCGGTCGTGCGGGAGGCCGTGGGGGGCCTGCGCCGCGCCAGCGTGGACTGAAGCGGGAGCTGAGGGCCCGATGTGGGCCGATTGTTCCCAGATTTAACCCATTCGCGCTGGTATCAAACGTCGCGCGCTGCCATCATTTAAGAGTGGCTGCTCGTTGGGCGCGGCGTGGCGCGGTAGAGGAGGGGTAATGGACCTGAGCAAGCTGACCAAAGGGGATCGCATAGTGGTCGCCGGCGCGATCCTGCTGGTGCTGGATCTGCTTCTGCTTCCCTGGCTGTCGTACAGCATTCCGGGGATCCTGACCGTCTCAGTCAAGGGCGTCGATGCGCCTGATTCCCTGCTGGGGGTACTGGCCCTGGTCATCGCTCTTGCGATGGGGGCCCAGATCGTTCTGGCTCGCATGAGCGAGGTGAAGCTGCCGGAAATCGGCATGCCGTGGGGCCAGGCACACTTCTTCGGAGGCGTGGCGACCCTTGTGCTTCTCGGGCTGAAGTTCATCCTCCACACCAGCCACCTCGCCATCGGTGCCTACCTGGGCCTGATCTTCGCCATTGTGCTCACGGTCGGGGCGGTCGCGGTGCGCAAGGAGTCGACGACTGCCGGCACCGCCGGCTAGGGCCTCTGGTTTTGGTTTCCTGCGAGCCCGGGCGCTAGGACACGGCCCGGGCTCGTGCGCGCCAGCCCCATGGCCACGAGGGCGGGGCTGACCGTCCAGGCTGGATGCGCCGGCTCGCACGAGACAGTTGGATGCGAAAGAAGGTCGGTCGGGGGGCACGTGAAGGTCGCCACATGCGTCCCCGACCACCACTGTGCGATGGTCCCCCCAACGCCGAGCACCAGGGCCACCACGCAGTAGCCGGCTACCCAGCGGTCCCCGGCTCCTTCCGGGCGCCCCACACGGTGAGGGCGGGCAGGACGACGCAGAGGGCCACGACGAACGAGGCATCGACTCGTTGTTATCGACGGGCGGGGCGAACAAAGCGAGTAGCCAAAAGGGACTAACCTGCACTGCTAGGCGTGAAAGCATCGGTTCAGGCTGGCGGAGACACGTTTGTGCATCGCTGACCGCTAATAAGGCGGTTATTCATGCACGAAAGCTGTCCACCGATGCACATACTGCCCTGACCGGGCCCTTACAGCGTCTCAGGACAGGCCGGGACCGGCCGATGTTCCCCCTGGAGCGGGCACAACACTTCTGAGTGGGCGCGACTGGGATCGAACCAGTGGCCTCTGCTGTGTGAGAGCAGCGCTCTCCCCCTGAGCTACGCGCCCCCAGGAGGTACCTCGTCCACGAAGTATAGGCGCCGGGCGGCCCCGTCAGCGGCGCCGGAGCGCAACCATCACCCCGTCCCGGGTCGGCACGATCGCCGAGTCGAAGTCGGGGTCGGCGGCGATCAGGTCGTTGTGCCGCCGGATGGCCACCGTGGACGCCTCGTCGTTGTCCCGGGCCACCTTGCCGGACCACAGGACGTTGTCGCAGATGTAGAGGCCCCCCACCCGGACCCGCTCCCGGGCCAGCGCCCAGGCGCCGGGGTAGCCCTCCTTGTCGATGTCGCAGTACACAATGTCGAACTCGCCGGGGATCTCCCGCAGGGCGACCATGGCGTCGCCCACCACG
This genomic interval carries:
- a CDS encoding DUF2090 domain-containing protein produces the protein MPLGYDRTIYIMAFDHRGSFQKLFGVTGPPTAEDTARIADGKLLIFEGLQQAIADGAAVETAGVLTDEQYGADVARKAKADGFPFAMPVEKTGQDEFDFEYGDAFGDHIEEFDPTFAKVLVRSNPEWDPEMNQRQFARLKRLGDWLADHGRRFLFELLVPATPAQLAAVGGDANRYDTEVRPGLMLRIIEEIQEAGIDPDVWKIEGLESRETCGQVSELVRRDGRDTVGCVVLGRGADDAKVETWLRAGAGVPGYLGFAIGRSIFNESVKGVASGTMDRSAGAALIARKYRHFVDVYEGRA
- a CDS encoding ABC-F family ATP-binding cassette domain-containing protein, whose amino-acid sequence is MITVTNLWKAFGPRDLFTGAALHVGPRDRVALVGPNGSGKTTLFDMLAGEQAPDRGEIQVIKRAVIGYLRQEADPLPGRSLLDEVLTAAGDVTETGRRLAVLEEELVGSEEGPERDRLIAEHAELHERFTGLDGYSVEFEARSILAGVGFAGADLAMPADALSGGQLMRAALAKLLLAAPDLLLLDEPTNHLDIEAVEWLERFIRTYHGAVFLVSHDREFINQVATRVVEIDGGKLVAYKGDYEAYVAQRALATEQAEAAERARARSDAEAQEFIDRFRAKATKARQVQSRIKAQERARAEGGPRVPEVRPRAMGLAFPTPPRAGRVVVELHGVSFGYGATPLYAGLDLAVERGQKIALVGPNGAGKTTMLKLLAGVLVPQEGQRTLGHNVALAYFAQHQDETLTMTNRVLDEIAAAIPAGAAIRPGDLLGRFRFSAEDLRKPISVLSGGERTRLAIAKLLVTPLNVLVLDEPTNHLDIASRDVLEQALLAYQGALVLVTHDRHLIRSVATRVVEVRAGRVTSYAGDYDFYLSQRDAQAGAPPAGRAGKASAQTNAKPENGQAAADRRRAGAQARSALRALQQSVSRIEAQLEAESARLNELTARLADPAVYASGADVAGLVDDYEARAKRVKDLEAAWEEAAGLLEEQAAAR
- a CDS encoding phosphotransferase, which codes for MPEWTPEIDVDADLARRLVGTQFPEVDTTSLEAFGEGWDNVLWLTGGGTLFRFPRREMAAPGVARELAVLPVLAGRLPLAVPAVERAGKPDEAAGYPWPFFGGPPIPGRESGEAALTDDQRAGIARPLGEFLHALHAPATAEAVQAVYDLPVDPNRRADMGERIRRTRMAWGDLQRLGLWSPSGAIIDVIEGARMLRYPTTTAVVHGDLHFRHLLIEGGRLSGVIDWGDTCLACPAIDLPLYWSFFPPSARAEFLQAYGPVSDQDLVRARVLALWMNAVLALYGHQTGKEAVVREAVGGLRRASVD